DNA from Cyanobacteria bacterium GSL.Bin1:
AGTCGGATGTTTATACTGACGATGACTGCATTTAGTTCTGGCAAGTTGCCACCCATCATTTTCAATAAGGCGGATGATCTCTTTAACTTTCATTTGTTTCTGGTGATGCTAACTAAGGGCAAATAACGATTCGAGAACCACCTTATTCTGTTTCATAGTAGCTTATTGGAAACTAGAATTTGCGCGATCGCGCTTTCCTCACTCGATCAAATTGAAGATTCGCTGCACGGAGCGCGATCGCCTTTGAAGTGATATGGTTGAGGTAGTGATTAATGACGATAATATGGAACGCTTAGAACTTATAGAATGGATTGTCAGCCACCTTCACAAGCTGGATAATGAATCTTTACAGGATTTACTTTTAGACTTAGAGCAGGATAATATTACTGATGAGAATCTTGATCTGGTTACTTATGGAGCGAATGATACCGAGCATTTGCTGAGTAGTTCTCGGAATGCGGAAATGTTGCAGGAAGCAATGAGAGAACTACAAGATCGGGAATTATTAACAAGAGACTCAAATCAAAATGTTGCTTAGCTTTCGGCAACAAGCGTGGGAAGATTATCTCTACTGGTTCAGTAATGACAGAAAGATGTGCAAGCGAATTCATGAGTTGATTGAAGATACATTACGCCACTCTTTTACAGGAAAAGGAAAACCAGAACCGTTGAAGGGGAATTTACAGGGATTTTGGTCTCGACGGATCAATCAAGAACATCGTATGGTTTACGCAGTAACCGAGGAAGCAATCATTTTAATTCAGCTTCGATATCATTACTAACAATCGCGTTCTCTGATGCTATGGAATTAATTGAAACAGCGATGCCTTCGGCTCGGTCTGCAACCTACGCGCCTCCTCCCTAA
Protein-coding regions in this window:
- a CDS encoding addiction module toxin, HicA family; this encodes MKVKEIIRLIENDGWQLARTKCSHRQYKHPTKRGLVTIPGKANDDIAPGTENSILKQAGIKK
- a CDS encoding Txe/YoeB family addiction module toxin, which translates into the protein MLLSFRQQAWEDYLYWFSNDRKMCKRIHELIEDTLRHSFTGKGKPEPLKGNLQGFWSRRINQEHRMVYAVTEEAIILIQLRYHY